The Brachyhypopomus gauderio isolate BG-103 chromosome 19, BGAUD_0.2, whole genome shotgun sequence DNA segment GTACTTCGGAGGACGCTCTCCGGCGACGTGGTGCGTCGGCTGTCGTCCGTGAAGAGAACCAGCATGGGCTGCTTGCTGTGGTGGTGGTTCTGGCCCGACGCAAACCGCACGGGCTTCGGGTCCGTCGCAGAACCCACGAGCGTCTGCACCGACACCAGCAAACTGAGGTCACTGCGTTCCTCCAACATCGAGGTACGCACCTGGTGGATTCAGCATTCACACATAAACATTCACCTTCTATGATCTTTATGCTTACATAGAAATCCTGTTCTGTTTGTGTTATCATTATGAGAAATACATTTACAAGTTAAAACGGTAAACTCACAGCTTGTGTGATGGTAAAAACCTCCCAGCCACTAGTGTGTACAGGAATAAGCCTTGAAGATACCAGTTTCTTCCCCTGAGAGACGTTCGTTTTGCTATCAACAATCTGAAAGACACTGACCTGTGGACAATAACAAAAGAGCTTTGTTTACACACGTTTTCAGGACGTTTATTAACTCGAGTGAGTTCGTCTGTCGTCCGCCGCCCGACAGTGAAAGTTCAAATCTAGTAATCTTGTAATCTAGTAATGGTGTTTTCGTATGAAAAGATCTTACCTTGCAGAAATGGTGTCTGTTGAACGGTACCGTCGCTGTCGGTTTCAGTTTGAATAGGTGCAGTTCCGCCGTCAGAACCTTCTCGCTCCTCGCCACGGAAGACAAGTTGAATAAATACTCGATTTGTTCACTATGCACTGTTGAGGAATAAAAAACAGGATTTAGATTTAgataaatttacatttacacttaCTCCTACACACtatttaaatgtatatatataaagaggTAGGCTACATTTTATAAATCCACTAAGGATAATCAATTCAGCAGTGTTTGAATCACTGTTTAAATCCAGAAATACGGAACATTTCTTACGCTTGTCGAAGAAGCTGCGCACGGTGTTTCCCTCCAGCAGGGTTGGGTCCTTGGTGACCCCGTCCACGTCCGCGATGGTGTTGTACAGGTCCAGCATGTACTGGGGGGGCTGCTTGTGGCTGCGCGCCGGGGTCGCGGGGGGGTCTTCCATGCCAAAAACCTCCAAAAGTCTTTTGATAGCCACCGACCGGACCTCCTTCGAGTCGTTCTCCGTGGAGAAGTGGTTTTCTAAGTAGTTCGGTGCTGGTCTGGGGCTGCCAGTACTTACAGCAGAGATTAGGAGAAGAGCCACGGTGAGCATCTTGGTAGCTCCTGTAATCCGAAGATGATGCGCTCTGGACGTTGAGGTTACACCTGGCTGAAGCATCTGACTGCGTACCTCCTCCCCGGTACCATTTTATGTGAATTTGGCCAGCACCGTCTAAGTCTTCGGTAAACAGCGATAAAGAGGTGCTATTTGGTCGCAAATGTAAGTCAATAATCAGCGAATGTAACGCAGAGTTAATGGTGGCGTTAACAAGGTGTGAGTTTCAATCAGGGTTCAGTCTGTCGGGTCCTTCAGATGCAAGAGCGCACAGATTACTCTTGAAAGCTTATAGCCTATATTCATCTAGAAAAGTTTTCTAAAAGTCCCAAAGCATGTGTAATGGCGTGAATGTTTTATGCTGTGTTTTAATCAAAGCTAGTGCGCGCGCCAGCAGCGCATGGGCGCAGAATGTGTGTTGGAGGCGCGAGGAAGTTTGCACTCCCCGGGAGGTTAACGTCTTTCAAATGGATCCATTAATTTAGACAAACGAGGACGATTTGATACAACAGGAACAACAATTACTTTAGCAAACCAAATGCTCACGACGCAACACCTGCTCAAATACAGCCAACTTCATCTAAAGGAGCATATTTTAAAAATCAGTTAGGTTGGGTCGGGCTGCCCGAATAATTAGAACCTGTGTAATCAACCCATTAATTAGTGTTAATATAAACAGCCTTAAGACCGTTGATTTAAATAGATTTATTATGTACTGTTAATGAAAACATGTTTCTTGGTTTACGGAGTCTCCTGGTATATAATCTGATCTAAAATGCAATGGTTCTTTCATTGTTTTCATTAGGGTTTTATTTATTGGTGTTTACACACGTTGATTCCTTTGACTACGAGACTGCTCTGCTCACTTTTGAGGTCATGTTTTCTCCCAACTATGTATAAAATACTCAGATTTTTGTTAATATGAATTAAGATAATGTAACCTCCCATTCTCTTGAACAAATTGCATATTTTATGCCACTAACATGTTAATACATATAGGCTTGAcgtaaaactaataaaaaccaACTATCTACTCGGGTGGTCTTCCTAGCTAATGGATAATGTGAATGTTTTATGGATATTTCAAGTCTTCAAAGATGAAATAAAGGTGCACAAATATAATCGATCCTTTGAATGTCGTATTGACTGTCTCACACCAGCCTATCGTAAGTCACACACTGTTGCGATGAAGTGGTTTATTTTACCTGGTCCAGCACGTATTGGCAACACGGTGTATAACTTTATAGGTATATAGGGGGTATAGCACATGAAAGGCGTTTTTTTCTAAAAGAGATTTCATACCTCTCTAACAAGTGCGTGGCTTAAGAACAGAAAatcacaaaataaaaatgtcaaATTGACAGCAATCATGACCCCATTCgtaaaaataaatgtgccatattttgtaaaTATCTTTGAAAAATAGTCAATATCTCAAGCAatgaccattttattttacaaaatcatatttacataatttacatatattacacacacagctgagaCATGTCAACTGAATATAAGAGACATTTGTCCTTGACAAACAAAATCCCCGAAAATCACGAGTCGTGTGGGGTATATTTCTCCTTCACTTCATTGTAGTTATCAGACACGTCCAGTATAGGGCGCTGTGGCTACGACTGGCAGAGACACGACGTGATGGCCAGCACAGTGCGGATTTGGCCGTGATGATTCAGAAACGTGTGGCTCTCGTAGCCTTGCGGAACGCACGCGCTCCCCTGACCTTCCGCCCAGAGCAAACACTCGAACGAGTCAGATGCACTCCTGCAAAACATTCAaaggaaattaaagaaataaatacttAGTACAGTCACAAAGTCTTAATGTCTAGGTGCTACTCAGGCTGTTTTTGTGGTAGtccaaaattattattatatttagaGAAAGTCTTTTGACTCTTTATAGATATCTGTCAATGTCTTCTCCAGTAGGAGTAGATAAATTAATGATCTCAGATGTCTGTACATAAACAGTAGAACTTTAACAATGAACCCCATCGTTGAATTATGGGCTAAAGAATTGGGCTAAATGCATTGTAAatcatttatacattttaatttCAGACACAAGTGGGCTGCCCTTGAAAATGATTAATTATCTGGACAAAGTTCACCCAGATAAGTGTATTGATGCCTGTCTCAAGGTTTTCAGGCTGATCAAAGTAAAATGCAAATGAATATGTcttcaactgtgtgtgtgtgtgtgtgtgtgtgtgtgtgtgtgtgtgtgtgtgtgtgtgtgtgtgtgtgtgtgtgtgtgtgtgtgtgtgtgttctccatctgaatcacacacacagtctggctGCTTTGAAGCCTACCTGAGAAGACAGCGATGTCCTGACCGGCAGTTCCCCAAACATCTCCCCACGTCTATTTCCTGCAAGACAATTAGCAACACAAGAGAGGGAAATAGTTAAGTCTCTACAAGCTGCCAGTCAACAGTGAACCCCAGAAATGTGGGGGGGGGTCTCGACACTTTGGCTCAGCACCTGCTGGGGCCATTTGTGCCCCTCTATGAGGGGGTGGCAACATATGGTCACCATTTCCCTCCTTTGATGTAAATACGCATCTTCTTGACTAACGCAATCCTGCCAATTTCTTGACAATTTAATGTGGGTAAATGTAAACGAGTTCAGGGTTTCTGTAGCAATACAGTTATGATTAGTGACATTTTATGAATGGCTTGCACAATAGCAGTTACATAaacttaatttttttagttttctTGCGTTATTatacatgttttttttgttatttattcaGTAACCTATTTACTAAGACGTTGTTTAGATGTGGCATAAAGTAATTACATTTTGTCTGTCTTGTGGTGTCTCAGACCTGTAAGTGTTGTGGATTTATAAATGAGTCGAATTAGTTTCACATCATCCATTATTTGGGTATCAACAGAGTTACAAAAGCTTcatgttttgttatttttcaATAACTTATTTATTTAGACTTTTTTTTTAGATATTGCATAAAGCAATCTGCGTCTGTATTGCGGCATCTAAAAACTAAAAGTGCTTTGTAATTTATAACTGAGTGAAATCAGGTCCACATCGTGTGTAATCTGGGGATTAAAAGTGCGATGTGGATTGGGATTAAGGGAAACAGATCATTGGTTGGACCTTTTGTCTGGCAAATGAAGATAATTTATTATCTATGGCTGACACCAGACGCTAATGACCAGTTTCCTTCTTAACTAGTTAACTGGGTGCTGAGACTCGGGACCTTTGTGGGAATATTTTTAGTCTCCTAGATGTAAATGCCACAAGTTTATATGTTTCATGGTTAAGACATTGCAAATGTCACTGACAAAGATTGTAAATAAAAATGTCCATGTTTTGAgaacattaatttgttaacattaaAATTGACAATGACCTTTTTACCTTTAGAACTAACAACAGCTAAATATCTACACCAATTCACTGCATCTAATACTCCTTGATATTCATTGTACCTAATATTCCTTTATTTGCAGCCCTTTAGCTGGTGAAATGTCCTTTTATTCTGCTAAAACCCACCTTCAGTTTCTCTTCTTTGAAGCCCTCTTCGTTGTACGTGATTTCATAATGGTACTCTACATAAGGGATTCTGTAGCAACCTTCCTTCACGTCACACCCCGCCACAGTCTGAATGGACTCCACTTTGTTCGGCGTGTCCACGAGAGCAGAGTCGAACTTTATAGGCACACAGGAAAATCCTTCTGTGAAGAAATGCAACGAAAAATCCTAAACGTTTCATCTTAATTTCAGTAATTTCTAGCCAAATATTTACCATGCACTACAAACGTATAGAAACTTGGCCCGATTTGTAGGGAAAATTATGTTTGTGCACCATTAAATTGTATTTGATAGGTTGTTGTAGGTGTTAAAACTCTATTTTTCTTACCTAGGGCACCTTTTGACCCCACGCATTTGCCGACGTCCACGACGGTCTCGTAGGGGGTTTCATAAAAGTAGGTCCTGAGGGAGGGCGCGCGGACGCACCTCGTGGCTCTAACTTCGCAGTGACACTCCTCGATTATCTCCATCTCGCGCACGCCGTCTAGAAGCGTCACTTTGTCCACGCGCAGCCCGGTCGGCTCGCAGGTCGCCGTCGCGCCG contains these protein-coding regions:
- the admp gene encoding anti-dorsalizing morphogenic protein, whose protein sequence is MLQPGVTSTSRAHHLRITGATKMLTVALLLISAVSTGSPRPAPNYLENHFSTENDSKEVRSVAIKRLLEVFGMEDPPATPARSHKQPPQYMLDLYNTIADVDGVTKDPTLLEGNTVRSFFDKLHSEQIEYLFNLSSVARSEKVLTAELHLFKLKPTATVPFNRHHFCKVSVFQIVDSKTNVSQGKKLVSSRLIPVHTSGWEVFTITQAVRTSMLEERSDLSLLVSVQTLVGSATDPKPVRFASGQNHHHSKQPMLVLFTDDSRRTTSPESVLRRSDDSSAGLSLPFTSFTLPITERRHARSLDYDEIPEKVPCQRMPLYVDFEEIGWSGWIVSPRGYNAYHCRGSCPFPLGQNMRPTNHATVQSIIYALKLSKAVEMPCCVPDKLFSINLLYFDDEENVVLKQYDDMVAGSCGCH
- the pnhd gene encoding uncharacterized protein pnhd translates to MFAVPLRVAILLCVCRPSFLAILNKPTELRNLFAERACCRRQSHFIYIGQDILGSPVNIDVGMCRTHCGQSLPMAVDAGMQDYSRHIQDVLKGKKTRVLGAAHRGSARSAGNVASCGATATCEPTGLRVDKVTLLDGVREMEIIEECHCEVRATRCVRAPSLRTYFYETPYETVVDVGKCVGSKGALEGFSCVPIKFDSALVDTPNKVESIQTVAGCDVKEGCYRIPYVEYHYEITYNEEGFKEEKLKEIDVGRCLGNCRSGHRCLLRSASDSFECLLWAEGQGSACVPQGYESHTFLNHHGQIRTVLAITSCLCQS